One genomic window of Caballeronia sp. SBC1 includes the following:
- a CDS encoding DNA polymerase Y family protein, with the protein MPVYVGIHLPRLSLEVFRPRWSRRSEHGCVVLDRDTVFIADPGAREAGVCVGMKRGGVLTLSPDTLMFERELSRENDLMREVAFSLMKFSPMVALCDEETIVIDVTASLRLFGGIVRLCHQMRDIIDAIGVTARLSTAPTGQGAWLLAKSIRSAHLGKRRVLKMASLERKLGTLPFQTAPEVRAFTDWFNGLGCKTLNDIRRLPRAGLKKRCGVALLDSLDRAYGLAPELYEWLAVPPAFSARIELPDRIEHAEAMLFSARRLIVQLCGWLSTQQLALTHATLTLEHERGRDAIDPTVIQIALAEPTWHEEHLLRLFKERLGRTELVAPVIAMRLSAAKIQPAEPPTETLFPEPGGSPEDHNRLLELLVARLGAENVLRAAPSSDYRPEQANRWISVTDTTHPQKLEAVPSDLPRPAWLLETPLQLMMKNHRPFYGSSLKLVSPAERIEAGWFDGGLTSRDYFVAQASDQSCYWIYRERPGSAEAEDPRWFLHGLFG; encoded by the coding sequence ATGCCCGTGTACGTCGGCATACATCTACCCCGGTTGTCGCTGGAAGTGTTCCGTCCACGCTGGTCGCGCCGGTCTGAACACGGCTGCGTCGTCCTCGACCGCGACACGGTTTTTATCGCAGACCCGGGCGCTCGCGAGGCCGGCGTGTGCGTAGGCATGAAACGCGGTGGCGTCCTCACACTCTCGCCCGACACCCTCATGTTCGAGCGCGAGCTGAGCCGAGAAAACGACTTGATGCGCGAGGTAGCTTTTTCGCTGATGAAATTCTCACCCATGGTCGCGCTCTGCGATGAGGAAACCATTGTTATCGACGTCACGGCGAGCTTGCGGCTCTTCGGCGGCATCGTGCGGCTGTGCCATCAGATGCGGGACATTATTGATGCGATTGGCGTGACGGCGCGTTTAAGTACGGCGCCGACCGGCCAGGGCGCATGGCTGCTGGCCAAAAGCATCCGAAGCGCTCACCTCGGCAAGCGGCGCGTGTTGAAAATGGCGTCGCTCGAACGCAAGCTCGGGACGCTGCCGTTTCAGACCGCGCCGGAAGTGCGGGCTTTCACCGACTGGTTCAACGGGCTAGGTTGCAAGACGCTGAACGACATTCGCCGCCTGCCGCGCGCGGGGCTTAAAAAACGCTGCGGCGTCGCACTGCTGGATTCGCTTGATCGCGCTTATGGGCTCGCGCCCGAGCTCTATGAATGGCTGGCCGTGCCGCCCGCTTTCAGCGCGCGCATCGAGTTGCCCGATCGCATCGAGCATGCGGAAGCCATGTTGTTTTCCGCGCGCCGGCTGATCGTGCAACTGTGCGGCTGGCTGAGCACGCAGCAACTGGCGCTCACGCACGCCACGCTCACGCTGGAACACGAGCGCGGCCGCGATGCCATCGACCCCACCGTTATCCAGATCGCCCTCGCCGAACCCACCTGGCACGAAGAACATTTGCTGCGCTTGTTCAAGGAGCGGCTTGGCCGCACGGAACTCGTGGCCCCGGTGATCGCCATGCGCCTGAGCGCCGCAAAAATACAGCCTGCCGAACCGCCTACCGAAACGCTTTTTCCCGAACCCGGCGGTTCACCTGAAGACCACAACCGCTTGCTTGAATTGCTGGTTGCGCGGCTGGGCGCCGAGAACGTGCTGCGTGCGGCGCCTTCATCGGATTACCGGCCTGAGCAGGCGAACCGATGGATCTCCGTCACCGACACCACCCATCCGCAAAAGCTTGAAGCCGTGCCGTCCGATCTGCCGCGTCCGGCGTGGCTGCTTGAAACGCCGTTGCAACTGATGATGAAAAACCATCGGCCGTTCTATGGGTCGTCGCTGAAACTGGTGTCGCCGGCTGAGCGCATTGAGGCGGGATGGTTCGATGGCGGTCTGACAAGCCGCGATTATTTCGTCGCACAAGCCAGCGATCAAAGTTGCTACTGGATTTATCGCGAGCGGCCCGGTAGTGCGGAGGCCGAAGATCCGCGCTGGTTTCTCCACGGTCTGTTTGGATGA
- the imuA gene encoding translesion DNA synthesis-associated protein ImuA — protein sequence MSALLNNVEDIHPALWRGSQLARSHGQTVDTGYAVLSAELPGGGWPLGTLIELLVQQPGVGEVRLLRPALAAVSRRPIAFVQPPHSPNSLAFAYLGMPLDKLLQVRASKLADALWSAEQILKTGSCGALVFWQQYARTESLRRLHMAAQSSETLFLMVRPLASAADSSPATLRLCVRPAGDGIAVDIIKRKGPIRAERLSITLQPSPVLLSPHARVRRHTSTPVVAGSVPSTLVAPV from the coding sequence ATGTCTGCCCTGCTCAATAACGTCGAAGACATCCACCCCGCCTTGTGGCGCGGGTCGCAGCTCGCGCGCTCGCATGGGCAAACGGTCGACACGGGCTATGCCGTGCTGTCGGCCGAACTGCCGGGCGGCGGCTGGCCCCTGGGAACGCTGATCGAGTTGCTGGTGCAGCAGCCGGGCGTGGGCGAAGTCAGGCTGTTACGCCCGGCGCTTGCCGCGGTGAGCCGTCGCCCTATCGCCTTTGTGCAACCGCCTCATAGTCCAAATTCTCTCGCTTTTGCGTATCTGGGTATGCCGCTCGACAAGCTGCTTCAGGTGCGTGCATCGAAACTGGCTGACGCATTGTGGTCAGCCGAGCAAATTCTCAAGACCGGCAGTTGCGGCGCGCTCGTCTTCTGGCAGCAATACGCGCGCACGGAATCTCTGCGGCGCCTGCACATGGCCGCGCAATCCTCTGAAACGCTGTTCCTGATGGTGCGTCCGCTCGCGAGCGCGGCGGACTCGTCACCGGCCACGTTGAGGCTCTGCGTGCGGCCCGCCGGCGACGGTATTGCTGTCGACATCATCAAGCGCAAAGGCCCGATCCGTGCCGAAAGACTGTCCATCACCCTGCAACCCTCTCCCGTCCTGCTGAGTCCCCATGCCCGTGTACGTCGGCATACATCTACCCCGGTTGTCGCTGGAAGTGTTCCGTCCACGCTGGTCGCGCCGGTCTGA
- a CDS encoding DUF72 domain-containing protein translates to MTILVGTASWTDPTLIKCKRFYPPGCSSAEARLRYYASVFPLVEVDSSYYAMPNAANSVLWADRTPPGFVFNIKAFRLFTGHQTARDMFPPDMQPHLPQNGKTSLYYKDLPGELQQELWCRYFEAVEPLRAAAKLGAVHFQFAPWVICNPHGIRHVEHCADVMSAMDGYTMAVEFRNQTWFDEKRRDSTLAMERERGLVNVVVDEPQGSSNSIPAVWETTHPQLALIRMHGRNQDTWNIKGAVASSSRFNYEYNDDELDSLASQIIKISKAVELTHVVFNTNYEDQGQRNALKLMGILGTNAIPL, encoded by the coding sequence GTGACCATCCTGGTTGGCACGGCTTCGTGGACAGACCCCACGCTCATCAAGTGCAAGCGTTTTTATCCGCCCGGGTGTTCGAGCGCGGAGGCGCGGTTGCGGTATTACGCGTCCGTGTTCCCTTTGGTGGAGGTCGATTCCAGCTATTACGCCATGCCTAACGCCGCAAATTCGGTGTTGTGGGCTGATCGGACACCGCCTGGGTTTGTGTTCAACATCAAGGCGTTCCGATTGTTCACGGGACATCAGACCGCACGGGACATGTTTCCGCCGGACATGCAGCCGCACTTGCCGCAGAACGGCAAGACGAGCCTGTATTACAAGGATTTGCCCGGCGAGTTGCAGCAGGAATTATGGTGCCGCTACTTCGAAGCCGTTGAGCCGCTTCGTGCCGCGGCCAAACTCGGCGCGGTGCATTTCCAGTTCGCGCCGTGGGTGATCTGCAATCCCCACGGCATCCGGCATGTCGAACACTGCGCGGACGTCATGAGCGCAATGGACGGCTACACCATGGCGGTCGAGTTTCGCAACCAGACCTGGTTCGACGAAAAGCGCCGCGATTCCACGTTGGCCATGGAACGTGAGCGCGGGCTGGTGAATGTGGTGGTGGATGAGCCGCAGGGGTCGAGTAACAGCATCCCCGCCGTTTGGGAAACAACGCATCCGCAGCTGGCGTTGATTCGTATGCATGGACGCAATCAGGACACGTGGAATATCAAAGGCGCGGTTGCATCGTCGTCGAGATTCAACTACGAGTACAACGACGATGAACTCGATTCGCTAGCTAGCCAGATTATTAAAATTTCAAAAGCGGTTGAGCTGACGCATGTGGTTTTTAATACCAACTACGAGGACCAGGGGCAGAGGAATGCGCTGAAGCTGATGGGCATTCTTGGGACGAACGCGATCCCGCTATAA
- a CDS encoding LysR substrate-binding domain-containing protein, with translation MKIRQLEAFRAVMLYQTVTLASEMLHISQPATTRLLSDLERSVGFQLFDRVKGRLHPTVEGQALFEEVQRSLAGVDRISRAADDIRNLRRGTLQVAAAPSIALSLLPHAIADYLKSKPDSHVSLAAHSSRTVVDMVMGQRCDVGFAVLSMNHTSAHGERLMSTRMVCALPAGHRLCALETVTATDLSGERFVAHPRSVTSRLQIDALFAAHGVEVNVQMESQVGHVICSFVEGGAGVAIVDAISAWGYRGTGVVFKRFEPALVTDFAVLTPAQRPAPLLSKSFVSHVREFALAQLGPSVVWP, from the coding sequence ATGAAGATTCGTCAGCTAGAAGCTTTCAGGGCTGTGATGCTCTATCAGACGGTTACGCTCGCAAGCGAGATGCTCCATATCTCGCAGCCAGCGACCACACGGCTCCTGTCCGATCTCGAACGTTCGGTTGGGTTCCAACTGTTTGATCGTGTTAAAGGGCGCCTGCATCCCACAGTGGAGGGACAAGCGCTTTTTGAAGAAGTGCAGCGATCGCTGGCAGGTGTTGACCGAATCTCTCGCGCGGCCGACGATATACGAAACCTTCGTCGAGGTACGCTGCAGGTAGCAGCAGCGCCATCAATTGCGCTGTCTTTGCTACCGCATGCCATTGCGGACTATTTAAAGTCCAAGCCGGACTCCCATGTGTCTCTCGCGGCTCATTCGTCCCGGACCGTGGTGGACATGGTGATGGGACAGCGCTGCGACGTCGGTTTCGCAGTGCTTTCGATGAACCACACCAGCGCGCATGGCGAGCGCCTGATGTCTACGCGTATGGTCTGCGCACTACCCGCAGGACACCGGCTATGCGCACTAGAAACGGTCACGGCAACTGATCTTTCTGGAGAGCGTTTCGTGGCGCATCCACGCAGCGTGACCTCACGTTTGCAAATTGACGCATTGTTTGCGGCGCATGGCGTCGAAGTCAACGTTCAGATGGAAAGTCAGGTTGGACACGTGATTTGTTCTTTTGTGGAAGGGGGTGCAGGGGTCGCCATCGTAGATGCAATCAGTGCTTGGGGCTACCGCGGTACTGGCGTGGTCTTTAAACGCTTTGAGCCGGCGCTCGTCACTGACTTTGCCGTGCTTACGCCTGCTCAACGGCCTGCTCCGCTGTTATCGAAATCCTTCGTATCGCACGTACGCGAGTTCGCTTTAGCGCAACTCGGCCCGAGTGTCGTGTGGCCATGA
- a CDS encoding YfcC family protein yields the protein MSTTDMTNTTDTPGSKSHGRLHPVLIALTVMLAAALLTHFIPAGKFQRDGRHVIPGTYQVIAKENGLPALLSPSVPKANESPAHAAGVVSLFAAIPSGFVAQAPLIFMLMFAGGTFGVLRATGAIDAAIDDLLHVSSGNAYVLVTGALLLIACGATFMGFSSEYVAIMPLVLSLTRRLKCPNLVAAAIVVLGADIGYIASVTNPNALAVAQPLAGVPIFSGILPRLAIFVVMLGLGLGYVMLYLHRLPKADYVPGAKRLTAHQIRVLIALVLGGAALVAGTSVWSWRHSEQAAAFLALSLLISLAGGMRMNQAADALLDGMKNMVLPITMIGLGGAVGVILESSQIQDSIVQGLASLIQGQPHAAVTACLMVAEMMFGILIHSVSAKAAVSIPILAPIAHLSGVSGQLTVTALLLGSGLINMISPTNGLLLAFLAVSKVDYIAWLRFVAPLFIVLCAVGFTALFLMTSLGG from the coding sequence ATGAGTACGACCGACATGACGAACACGACGGATACGCCCGGATCGAAGTCGCACGGTCGGTTGCACCCGGTGTTGATCGCATTAACCGTGATGCTGGCTGCCGCCTTGCTGACCCACTTCATCCCAGCTGGGAAATTTCAACGTGATGGAAGGCACGTGATTCCCGGTACATATCAGGTAATAGCGAAGGAGAATGGCCTGCCGGCGCTGCTGTCGCCGAGTGTTCCGAAGGCGAACGAATCTCCTGCCCATGCCGCTGGCGTGGTCAGCCTGTTCGCGGCAATTCCGTCAGGCTTTGTTGCGCAGGCGCCCTTGATTTTCATGTTGATGTTCGCAGGCGGCACGTTTGGCGTGTTGCGTGCGACAGGCGCAATCGACGCTGCGATAGATGACCTACTGCATGTTTCTTCCGGGAATGCGTACGTTCTGGTGACTGGAGCCCTCCTGTTGATCGCATGCGGGGCGACCTTCATGGGGTTCAGTTCTGAATATGTGGCAATCATGCCCCTTGTCCTGTCGCTGACAAGGCGCCTTAAATGCCCGAACCTCGTTGCAGCAGCCATCGTAGTTCTAGGGGCCGACATCGGGTATATCGCTTCGGTCACCAATCCCAATGCGCTCGCCGTTGCACAACCGCTGGCTGGTGTGCCGATCTTCAGCGGAATCCTTCCACGACTGGCAATTTTCGTCGTCATGTTGGGACTGGGTTTGGGCTACGTCATGCTCTATCTGCATCGTCTTCCAAAGGCTGATTACGTTCCTGGTGCAAAGCGGCTTACGGCGCATCAGATCAGGGTGCTAATAGCGCTCGTGCTTGGCGGGGCCGCGTTGGTGGCGGGTACAAGCGTGTGGTCCTGGAGACACTCCGAACAAGCGGCTGCTTTCCTTGCCTTGAGCCTTCTCATTTCCCTGGCGGGCGGGATGCGCATGAACCAAGCGGCCGACGCTCTGCTTGATGGCATGAAAAATATGGTGCTTCCAATCACCATGATCGGCCTTGGGGGCGCCGTAGGCGTCATCCTGGAGTCGAGCCAGATTCAGGACAGCATTGTCCAGGGATTGGCTAGCCTCATACAGGGTCAACCTCACGCCGCAGTGACGGCTTGCTTGATGGTCGCAGAAATGATGTTTGGGATTCTTATTCACTCCGTCTCTGCAAAAGCAGCTGTCAGCATTCCAATTCTGGCTCCCATAGCCCATCTCTCGGGCGTCAGCGGGCAACTTACTGTAACGGCCTTGCTGCTCGGATCCGGCTTGATCAACATGATATCGCCGACCAATGGCCTGCTATTGGCTTTTCTCGCTGTCTCCAAAGTGGATTACATCGCGTGGCTCAGGTTCGTCGCACCACTGTTCATCGTTTTATGTGCTGTTGGCTTTACAGCGCTCTTCCTGATGACGTCTTTGGGCGGCTGA
- the argH gene encoding argininosuccinate lyase: MESKISRRLKQPLANEVIQYIFLPRLNREFFANFELLNQINLAHLVMLAEQRILDKDTSLWIAEALLKMQQDGPDAVELDPAREEAYFNYEAHLMKLVGHDLGGRLHTARSRNDMGATIDRIRARTFCLRLTAALADVAEAALARAEEFAGYVMPGYTHMQAAQPITYGYYLSALVDAWSRDIERLLHVLDTADGSPLGACALAGTSFPIDRVSTSQMLGFSYPLANSLDSVASRDFALELSATLSIMMITCSRMVQDFYIWSTPEFGYLSFSDSVASTSSIMPQKKNPVVLEYLRGKTSHLIGLTSATFTTVKSTHFSHSGDSSRESTRTCWEGCEEALKALDLMKLLVLEVEPNRDRMMSRAAEDFSTVTDLADLLVRRAGASFRDAHHIIGGIVRDMLDQQLSAGHITCSMINASASQQLGRAISLKEDEVRECMDPVRNVAARRSYGGPAPTSVLASIEVQKARLLKQRQVLETTSKRLSDAENLLKTRVEALVSNRG; encoded by the coding sequence ATGGAATCAAAGATTAGTCGTCGGCTTAAACAACCGCTTGCGAACGAAGTTATTCAATACATTTTTCTGCCGCGCTTGAACCGTGAATTCTTTGCGAATTTCGAGCTGCTGAACCAGATCAACCTAGCTCATTTGGTCATGCTCGCGGAACAAAGAATACTTGATAAGGATACCTCATTATGGATCGCGGAAGCATTGTTGAAGATGCAGCAGGATGGCCCGGACGCAGTCGAACTTGATCCTGCCCGAGAGGAAGCATACTTCAATTATGAAGCGCATCTTATGAAGCTGGTCGGGCACGATCTGGGCGGTAGATTGCATACGGCTCGCAGCCGCAACGACATGGGCGCGACAATAGATCGAATCCGTGCACGGACTTTCTGCCTGCGGCTCACCGCTGCATTAGCTGATGTTGCCGAAGCCGCCTTGGCGCGAGCTGAAGAATTCGCCGGCTACGTCATGCCTGGATATACCCATATGCAGGCGGCTCAGCCGATCACCTACGGATACTATTTGTCGGCGCTGGTGGATGCATGGTCGCGGGATATTGAGCGGCTGCTGCATGTACTCGATACCGCGGATGGCTCTCCGTTGGGCGCGTGCGCGTTAGCGGGAACCTCGTTCCCCATAGACCGTGTTTCTACAAGCCAGATGCTGGGATTCAGTTACCCGTTGGCGAACTCACTCGATAGCGTTGCGTCTCGAGACTTCGCGCTGGAACTGAGCGCTACGCTCTCGATCATGATGATCACTTGCAGCCGCATGGTCCAGGATTTCTACATCTGGTCGACCCCGGAATTTGGCTACCTCTCGTTTTCCGATAGCGTGGCGAGCACGTCAAGCATCATGCCGCAGAAAAAGAATCCGGTCGTACTCGAATATCTGCGAGGAAAGACCAGCCACTTGATCGGCCTGACTTCGGCTACCTTTACAACGGTCAAGTCAACGCACTTCAGCCACTCAGGGGACAGCAGCCGCGAGAGCACGCGAACTTGCTGGGAGGGTTGCGAAGAGGCACTGAAGGCGCTCGACCTGATGAAGTTGCTTGTACTGGAAGTTGAGCCGAATCGGGACCGCATGATGTCAAGAGCGGCCGAAGATTTTTCAACTGTGACAGACTTGGCGGATCTATTGGTTCGCAGGGCTGGCGCCTCGTTCCGAGACGCGCACCATATCATCGGCGGTATTGTTCGAGACATGCTCGATCAGCAGCTTTCCGCCGGACATATCACGTGCTCGATGATAAATGCGTCGGCAAGCCAGCAGCTCGGACGGGCCATTTCGCTCAAGGAGGATGAAGTGCGAGAGTGCATGGATCCGGTTCGAAACGTCGCTGCGCGACGGTCTTACGGAGGCCCGGCACCCACCTCGGTACTTGCAAGTATCGAAGTACAAAAAGCGAGGCTGTTGAAACAAAGGCAAGTACTTGAGACAACATCGAAACGTCTGAGCGACGCTGAGAACCTGTTGAAAACCCGCGTCGAGGCGCTAGTCTCCAATCGAGGCTGA
- a CDS encoding DUF4148 domain-containing protein encodes MKKALICLALAAGALAAPVLSFAQSNAPVTRAEVRADLVRVERAGYNPARGNDNNYPADIQAAEAKISAQSSQQQATQAYGGVAENGTSSSGAPPMRTAMRSTCVGPVSFCNIYAGR; translated from the coding sequence ATGAAAAAAGCTCTTATTTGCCTCGCTCTCGCCGCTGGCGCGCTGGCCGCTCCGGTTCTCAGCTTTGCACAGTCGAATGCTCCCGTGACGCGCGCTGAGGTCCGTGCGGATCTGGTGCGTGTTGAACGGGCTGGCTACAACCCGGCGCGCGGTAACGACAACAACTACCCGGCCGACATCCAGGCTGCTGAAGCGAAGATCTCGGCCCAGAGCAGTCAGCAACAGGCAACGCAAGCCTACGGCGGCGTGGCGGAGAACGGCACTTCGTCGTCGGGCGCCCCCCCGATGCGTACGGCTATGCGCTCGACCTGCGTCGGTCCGGTCAGCTTCTGCAACATCTACGCCGGTCGATAA
- a CDS encoding heavy metal response regulator transcription factor produces the protein MRVLVIEDEQKALAYIKKGLEEAGFLVDVAADGAEGLILAREDTYDVIVLDVMLPTMDGWSVLKNLRTLKTTPVLFLTARDDVSDRVHGLELGADDYLVKPFAFVELLARVRTLARRGPPREHDLLSLGDLEIDVTRRKVRRAGKRIELTPREFALLQLLARKQGEVMSRTQIASYVWDMNFDSDTNVVEVAIRRLRAKIDDDFEVKLIKTVRGVGYVIDTKEDD, from the coding sequence ATGCGGGTTCTGGTCATTGAGGATGAGCAAAAGGCGCTCGCCTACATCAAGAAGGGTTTGGAAGAGGCCGGCTTTCTTGTCGACGTGGCGGCTGACGGCGCGGAAGGACTGATCCTGGCAAGAGAGGATACGTATGACGTCATCGTGCTGGACGTGATGTTGCCGACCATGGACGGCTGGAGTGTCCTGAAGAATCTTCGAACCTTGAAGACGACCCCTGTCCTGTTTCTGACCGCCCGTGATGACGTAAGCGATCGCGTGCATGGACTCGAACTGGGCGCAGATGATTATCTGGTCAAGCCGTTTGCGTTTGTCGAGCTGCTCGCGCGGGTCCGTACATTGGCGCGCAGAGGACCGCCACGGGAGCACGATTTGCTCTCGCTTGGGGATCTGGAAATCGATGTGACGCGCCGCAAGGTCCGCCGCGCAGGCAAGCGGATCGAGTTGACCCCCCGCGAGTTTGCTCTGCTGCAACTGCTCGCGCGCAAGCAGGGCGAGGTGATGAGCCGCACCCAGATTGCATCCTATGTCTGGGACATGAATTTCGACAGCGATACCAATGTGGTCGAGGTCGCGATTCGCCGGCTGCGCGCAAAAATAGACGATGACTTCGAAGTCAAACTCATCAAGACAGTACGTGGCGTGGGCTACGTGATAGACACCAAAGAGGACGACTGA
- a CDS encoding heavy metal sensor histidine kinase has protein sequence MRSRSLTATLALAFAGTTLAVFALVGSYVYVALAHEVSTQDDQDIVLAARHMRRLTQELANVSDLAQHRERLESQVLGNGALSAEVVDSSGRVLLQHNLSNAALGIAWPAAPLDASEQITAASIAALTARDGTPFRQVATEAQLTDGASVKIVVMRNVADRWLLLKRYRDRLFLASVAGALLAFLMSYLLVRESLKPLRDIARSAADFTIENLSARIAVRKVPQELETLIASLNGMFSGFEHGFNRLSRFTADLAHDMRTPLANLRGSTEVALARPRSGEEYQALLASNLEECDRLSRMIENVLFLARAEHPHFSRHLIEFDVDEELLKIADYFEGIAEDAGIRIRVTGHAQLKADIELFRRAVSNLLANAVRFTPRNAEIMLSVAERDGAVRVEVANEGVPLDANLVERVFDRFYRADPSRTSGASASGSTGLGLAIVRTIMELHGGTVHAESEPQGTRFVLTFPLVK, from the coding sequence ATGCGCTCGCGGTCGTTGACGGCGACATTGGCACTGGCCTTCGCGGGAACCACATTGGCGGTGTTCGCCCTGGTCGGAAGCTACGTGTATGTAGCGCTGGCGCATGAGGTCAGTACGCAGGACGACCAGGACATCGTGCTGGCGGCGCGGCATATGCGCCGCCTGACGCAGGAGTTGGCCAACGTGAGCGATCTGGCGCAGCATCGGGAGCGGTTGGAAAGTCAGGTGCTGGGCAACGGGGCATTGTCGGCGGAAGTGGTCGATTCGTCCGGTCGTGTTCTCCTGCAACATAACTTGTCCAACGCTGCGCTCGGCATTGCCTGGCCTGCGGCCCCGCTTGATGCCTCTGAGCAAATCACCGCGGCATCAATCGCAGCCTTGACCGCCCGCGACGGCACGCCGTTCCGGCAAGTTGCCACCGAGGCGCAACTGACCGATGGTGCGAGCGTGAAGATCGTCGTAATGCGCAATGTGGCCGATCGATGGCTGCTTCTGAAGAGGTATCGCGATCGGCTTTTCCTGGCAAGCGTCGCAGGCGCGTTGCTGGCGTTTTTGATGAGCTACTTGCTGGTTCGCGAGTCACTCAAGCCCCTGCGTGACATCGCCCGTAGCGCCGCAGACTTTACGATCGAAAATCTCAGTGCCCGCATTGCGGTGCGCAAAGTGCCGCAAGAACTCGAGACGCTGATTGCTTCGCTCAACGGAATGTTTTCTGGGTTCGAGCATGGTTTCAACCGGCTCTCCCGATTTACGGCAGACCTCGCCCATGACATGCGCACGCCCTTGGCCAACTTGCGCGGCTCGACCGAGGTTGCGCTCGCACGGCCACGTTCCGGCGAGGAATATCAGGCACTGTTGGCATCGAATCTTGAAGAGTGCGATCGCCTTTCAAGGATGATCGAAAATGTCCTGTTTCTCGCGCGCGCCGAACATCCTCATTTTTCGCGGCACTTGATCGAGTTTGATGTCGACGAAGAGCTCCTCAAGATAGCCGACTATTTCGAGGGAATAGCGGAAGACGCCGGCATTCGAATTCGCGTGACGGGACATGCACAATTGAAGGCGGATATCGAACTTTTCCGCCGTGCGGTCAGCAATCTGCTCGCGAATGCGGTGCGCTTTACGCCGCGTAACGCCGAGATCATGTTGTCCGTTGCAGAACGCGACGGCGCAGTGCGCGTTGAAGTGGCGAACGAAGGTGTTCCATTGGATGCGAACCTGGTAGAACGTGTTTTCGACAGGTTTTATCGCGCGGATCCATCGAGGACCAGCGGTGCGTCGGCGAGCGGATCGACCGGGCTGGGACTGGCGATAGTGCGGACGATCATGGAGCTGCACGGCGGCACGGTGCATGCGGAAAGTGAGCCGCAAGGAACCCGATTCGTCCTGACTTTTCCGCTGGTCAAATGA
- a CDS encoding LysR family transcriptional regulator, with protein MLERTHLAIIREVDRHGSLTAAANVLCLTQSALSHTVKKMEQQLGTAVWSRDGRNLRLTQAGQYLLALANRVLPQMEHAEERMRQFALGQRGTLRIGMECHPCYQWLLKVVSPYLARWPDVDVDVKQKFQFGGIGALFGYDIDILVTPDPLRKPGLRFEPVFDYEQVLVVGRQHRLAKAPFILPGELAEEVLITYPVEIDRLDIYNQFLMPANVMPKRHKVIETTDIMLQMVASGRGVAALPRWLVEEYADKVAVSAVRLGKRGIAKQIFLGVRETDTTIDYLSAFVELARGSDWNAAVETEQSQ; from the coding sequence ATGCTCGAAAGAACTCATCTGGCCATTATTCGGGAAGTCGACCGTCACGGCTCGCTGACTGCGGCCGCGAACGTGCTGTGCCTGACGCAGTCGGCGCTTAGCCATACCGTCAAGAAGATGGAGCAGCAGCTCGGGACCGCCGTGTGGAGCCGCGACGGGCGCAATCTGCGCCTGACCCAGGCGGGGCAGTACTTGCTGGCGTTGGCGAATCGCGTGCTGCCGCAGATGGAACATGCGGAAGAACGCATGAGGCAATTCGCGCTGGGGCAGCGTGGGACGCTGCGTATTGGCATGGAATGCCACCCTTGCTATCAATGGCTGCTCAAGGTGGTGTCGCCCTACCTCGCCCGCTGGCCCGACGTGGATGTCGATGTTAAACAGAAATTCCAGTTTGGCGGCATTGGCGCGTTGTTCGGCTATGACATCGACATACTGGTTACGCCGGACCCATTGAGAAAACCCGGCTTGCGTTTTGAACCGGTGTTCGACTATGAGCAGGTACTGGTGGTGGGACGGCAGCATCGGCTTGCAAAAGCGCCTTTCATCCTTCCCGGTGAACTCGCCGAAGAGGTCCTGATCACGTATCCGGTCGAGATCGATCGGCTGGATATCTACAACCAGTTCCTCATGCCGGCGAACGTCATGCCGAAGCGGCACAAGGTCATAGAAACCACCGACATCATGTTGCAGATGGTCGCTAGCGGACGCGGCGTTGCCGCCTTGCCTCGCTGGCTCGTTGAAGAGTACGCGGATAAGGTCGCGGTGAGTGCGGTTCGGCTGGGCAAACGAGGCATTGCCAAGCAGATCTTTCTGGGCGTCCGTGAAACGGATACAACGATCGATTATCTGAGCGCCTTTGTTGAGCTTGCGCGCGGGTCCGACTGGAATGCGGCGGTGGAAACAGAGCAATCGCAATAG